In the Drosophila takahashii strain IR98-3 E-12201 chromosome 3R, DtakHiC1v2, whole genome shotgun sequence genome, one interval contains:
- the LOC138913297 gene encoding uncharacterized protein, with product MALTDSGCTVAWDLLVKRYNNPRLHFMHTMAALYGLESVPKKAAECIRHVLTLANVGISDLRRLKIDVDFCEHWLVHHLLTKLPSSTTQAWEHSLGSSIVIPTFSMLETFLLERLVSIDLIENRNQPLGTRSTPGQSSHPRAPNRSTFNSTNRHSFHVTTDMGARQCTLCQRDHVFRRCPSFLAKDCFARNTIAERIKACLNCLSTGHALSHCSSTRNCLQCGQRQLHFPNIAQHLTNSALSRQPTNGVHSAQGTQQSAASRSSVLSQQHSLAPGSTASNETQLLSAVATHRNPSTTILDTALIRIVSKQTGQSVLARALIDHGSEGTLIAESVVQTLGLSRTPISAEITGIGDSSHNRCRHRHLPKSDIDPRSFQHLQGLQFADPNFDRSGNIDVLVDQSHKTLFLEVTTSEDSHSQTNTNGKLGVFCSTIPHHAVLEEDSLTTKLRVVYDAPCKSSNGKPLNDVLCTGPALQNDLGGVILNWRCYRYVFMADIQRMYRCIEMHPEDSQFQRIWWRDKTGELKEFRLTTVTFGTASAPYTAIRVIHQIAQDERENYPLAEKVLKREIYVDDVQSGHETTDGAIRVRNDVIAALRSAGMYLRKWAASHPALLSDIPEVDLCNHSIFEMDNKDSIKTLGL from the exons ATGGCCTTAACGGATTCTGGCTGTACTGTAGCCTGGGATCTCCTCGTCAAGCGCTACAACAATCCTCGTCTCCATTTTATGCACACCATGGCAGCACTGTATGGTCTCGAGTCGGTTCCCAAGAAAGCAGCAGAATGTATCAGGCACGTGCTAACCCTGGCTAATGTTGGCATTAGTGATCTTCGCCGTTTAAAAATAGACGTTGACTTCTGCGAACACTGGCTAGTGCATCATCTGTTAACCAAACTGCCAAGCAGCACAACGCAAGCGTGGGAGCACTCGTTGGGGAGCTCCATCGTGATTCCAACCTTTTCGATGTTGGAGACTTTCCTTCTGGAGCGCCTAGTTAGCATCGACCTCAtcgaaaatcgaaatcaaCCACTAGGAACTCGGTCAACTCCAGGACAATCTTCCCATCCACGTGCGCCTAACCGATCCACCTTCAATTCCACTAACCGCCACAGCTTTCATGTGACTACTGACATGGGAGCACGCCAGTGCACTCTCTGCCAACGAGACCATGTTTTCAGGAGATGCCCCAGTTTTCTCGCGAAGGATTGCTTTGCTCGTAATACGATCGCCGAACGCATCAAAGCATGCCTCAATTGTCTCAGCACAGGCCACGCGCTTAGCCACTGTAGCAGCACTCGCAATTGCTTGCAGTGCGGCCAACGCCAACTGCATTTTCCGAACATAGCTCAACATCTTACCAACTCTGCCCTATCGCGACAGCCAACGAATGGTGTCCATAGCGCGCAGGGCACCCAACAAAGCGCAGCATCACGCTCATCTGTTTTGTCTCAACAGCACAGCTTAGCCCCCGGCTCAACGGCTTCGAACGAGACGCAACTCCTCAGCGCAGTTGCCACACATCGAAATCCATCCACCACGATTCTCGACACGGCCCTAATCCGAATTGTCAGCAAGCAAACGGGACAATCTGTTTTGGCCAGAGCGTTGATTGACCATGGCTCGGAAGGAACACTTATCGCCGAAAGCGTAGTACAGACGCTGGGTCTCTCACGCACCCCCATATCTGCGGAAATAACAGGGATCGGGGATTCTTCTCACAACCGTTGTCGACATA GGCACCTTCCAAAATCGGATATCGACCCTCGCTCATTCCAACACCTTCAAGGATTGCAATTCGCCGATCCCAATTTTGACCGATCCGGTAATATTGACGTGCTTGTGGACCAATCGCACAAAACACTCTTCTTG GAAGTCACTACAAGCGAAGACAGTCACTCTCAGACCAACACAAATGGGAAGCTCGGCGTGTTCTGCAGCACGATTCCACACCATGCAGTCCTTGAGGAGGACAGCCTGACTACCAAACTCAGGGTAGTTTACGACGCCCCTTGTAAGAGCTCCAACGGGAAACCACTGAATGACGTTTTATGTACTGGCCCAGCTCTACAGAACGATTTGGGAGGAGTGATTCTAAATTGGCGTTGTTATCGCTACGTTTTCATGGCTGACATCCAAAGGATGTACCGATGTATCGAAATGCATCCAGAGGACTCTCAATTCCAGCGCATTTGGTGGCGTGACAAAACCGGAGAGTTGAAAGAGTTCCGTCTTACCACAGTTACCTTCGGAACGGCATCAGCGCCATACACGGCGATTCGAGTGATCCACCAAATAGCTCAGGACGAACGAGAAAATTATCCGCTAGCAGAAAAGGTGCTGAAAAGGGAGATTTATGTTGATGACGTACAAAGCGGCCATGAGACCACGGACGGTGCCATTCGAGTACGAAACGATGTCATAGCAGCCCTCCGCTCTGCCGGTATGTATCTTCGCAAATGGGCAGCAAGCCACCCAGCGTTGCTTAGCGATATTCCCGAAGTAGATCTCTGCAACCACTCAATCTTCGAAATGGACAATAAAGACAGTATTAAAACGCTTGGACTGTAG